The genomic interval TATATTTAGCCCATCTAAACTTTTCATATGAACCCGGCATGATTAAAATAATTATTAAACCCGCAAGGCAATAATTATTTTAATCATCAAAGGCTCCATCTAACAAAAACTTAAAATAAATAAACAGATGAACCCTTCTTTTAAAATATTCTGGTTAGCCCTCTGCTTTCTGGTAACAAGCTATTCCGCTATTGCACAGGTGACTGATTCCGCCTATGTCCGTGACAATTACACTAAAATCGAAAGACAAATCCCTATGCGGGATGGCGTTAAACTGTTCACTGCGATTTATATTCCAAAAAATAAAAATCAAAAGTACCCTTTTATGCTGAACCGTACTCCTTATACCAGCAGCCCATATGGCGAAAATCAATACAAAACTACCTTAGGCCCGGATCCTTTATTTCTGAAAGAGGGGTTCATCTTCGTTTATCAGGATGTGCGCGGCAGGTGGATGAGTGAAGGTGAATTTGTAGATGTACGCCCTCAGATTGCCCATAAGAAAAGTAAAAAAGACATCGACGAAAGCTCTGATACTTACGATACCATAGACTGGCTGATTAAAAATATCCCCAATAACAATGGTAAAGCAGGTATTTACGGGATCTCTTATCCTGGATTTTATTCTACAGCATCTTTACCAGGTGCCCACCCGGGTCTGAAAGCAGTTTCTCCTCAGGCTCCGGTAACAGACTGGTTTCACGGAGATGACTTTCACCATAACGGAGCATTTATGCTGGCTGATGCTTTTAATTTTTATTCCGTATTTGGTGTTCCAAGGCCAAAACCAATTACTCCGGACAAAGGACCTAAAAGCTTTAAGTTCCCTATTAAAGACAATTACCGCTTTTTCTTAAGTGTTGGTGCACTAAAAAACGTGAAACTGAAATACTTTGGTGATACCATTAAATTCTGGAATGACCTGATGGCTCACGGTACATATGATTCCTTCTGGAAAGCCATGGATATCCGTCAGCACCTCACTGATGTAAAACCAGCCGTGCTGGTAGTTGGTGGTTTCTTCGATGCCGAAGATGCTTATGGAGCTTTACACACTTATCAGGCCATTGAAAAACAAAATCCTAAAGCCAAAAACAGCCTGGTTATGGGCCCATGGTTTCACGGAGGCTGGTCAAGAGGAACAGGAGCTGGTTTTGGAGATATACAATTCGGTCAGCAGACCAGCACCTGGTATCAGCAGAACCTGGAATTCCCTTTCTTTATGCAATATCTGAAAGATAAAAAAGATGCAGACATAGCCGAAGCAACTATTTTCCTGACTGGCAGTAACCAGTGGAAGAAATTCAGCAGCTGGCCGCCTCAAAATACAGAAGAACAAACACTATACTTCCAGGCCAATGGAAAACTAAGTTTTACAGCGCCAGAAACAGGAACAAGTTTTGATGAATATGAAAGTGATCCTAACAACCCGGTTCCCTATCAGCAAGGTATACAAGAGAAAAGAACCAGAGAATATATGATAGACGATCAGCGTTTTGCGGCGCGCAGACCTGATGTGAAAGTTTACCAAACAGACGTTCTTACAGAAGACATCACACTGACAGGCCCCATAATGGCCAAACTATCTGTATCTACTACAGGTACAGATGCCGATTATGTGGTTAAATTAATTGATGCTTATCCAGAAGACGAACCAGATCCGGCAATCAATCCAAAAGGGATTATCATGGGCGGTTATGAAATGCTGGTTCGCGGCGAAGTGATGCGTGGTAAATTCCGCAACAGTTTTGAGCAGCCTGAAGCTTTTGTTCCAGGTCAGATCACCAAAGTAAACTACACGCTTCCGGACGTAGGTCACACCTTTAAAAAAGGACATAGAATCATGATCCAGGTACAAAACTCCTGGTTTCCTTTAGTAGACAGAAATCCACAGAAATTCCTGGATATTTACCATGCAGATGATAAAGACTTTCAGAAAGCAACCCACCGTATTTATCATGATAAAGCAAATACTTCTGCTTTAACGGTGACCGTATTAAAACCTTAATTTATTATGAAAAGATTATTTATCAGTACCCTCATTGTATTCATAGCCCTTTTTCAGGCGAATGCGCAACTCTTACAAGGGAAGCACACCTTCTCTCGCGCAGATACATTAAGAGGTATGCTGACCCCACTGCGTACTTGTTATGACATCAACTATTACCACCTGGATGTCAAAGTGGATATCGGCAGCAAATCAATCAGCGGAAGCAATGAGTTCAATTTTACGGCGACAACAGACTTCAAACAACTTCAGTTTGACCTGTTTAGTAACCTGACGATTGAAAAAGTAGTGTATAAAAACCAGGAGCTCCCTTTCAAAAGGGAGTTTAATGCTGTATTTGTAACTTTTCCAGCCACGATTAAAAAGGGAGCAAAAGACAAATTTGAAGTCTTTTACTCAGGCAGCCCGGTCATTGCCAGAAAACCACCATGGGACGGAGGTTTCATTTTCAGTAAAGATGAGGCTGGCGATCCCTGGGTATCTGTAGCCTGTCAGGGCTTCGGTGCAAGTTCCTGGTGGCCCACTAAAGAACATCAAAGCGATGAAGTTGATAGTGTGTTAATCAGCATCAGCGTCCCTAAAGATTTACAGGAAGTATCAAACGGAAGGTTGCGCAGTGTTGTAGATAAACCTGATGGCTACAAACAATACAACTGGTTTGTGGCAAATCCGATCAATAACTATAACATCACATTTTATATCGGGAAATATGCCCATTGGACAGACCTTTACAAAGGAGAGGATGGAGATCTTACCTTAGATTACTGGTCGCTGAAAGCCGATAGTGCAAAAGCAAGACCACACTGGGATGCAGACGTAAAGCCAATGCTTAAAGCATTCGAACACTGGTTTGGTCCTTATCCATTCTACAAAGATGGCTATAAGCTCGTTCAGGCTCCGCACCTTGGTATGGAACATCAAAGTGCTGTTGCCTATGGCAATCAATTTAAGATGGGCTACCTCGGTAATGATTTATCCGGTTCAGGCTGGGGCTTAAAGTTCGATTTCATTACTGTACATGAAAGTGGTCATGAGTGGTTTGGCAATAACATCACCTCGAAAGACATTGCTGATATGTGGATCCATGAAAGTTTCACCAACTATTCAGAGTCATTAATGGTTGAATCCCTTTATGGAAAAGAGGCTTCCACAGCTTATGTAGTGGGTATAAGACATAAAATTCAAAATGACGTACCAATCATTGGTGTTTACAATGTAAACCACGAAGGCTCAGGCGATATGTATTATAAGGGAGCGAATATGTTGCATACCATACGTCAGCTTATCCAGGATGACGAGAAGTTCCGTCAGATTTTACGTGGCCTGAATAAAACATTCTACCATCAAACAGTCACTACAGCACAGGTCGAAAACTATATCAGCAAAGAAAGCGGCCTGAAATTATCCAAAGTATTTGATCAGTATTTGAGAACCATTCAAGTACCTGTGCTCAGTTACAAAATCAAAAACGGTAAATTAACCTACCGCTGGACGAATGTAGTGGAAGGGTTTAATATGCCGGTTAAAGTATCGCTGAAACCCGGAACGTTTAGCTTTATTTATCCAACCACGACATCAAAAACAATTGCTGTTCAAAGCGGTATAGATGAATCCAGTTTTAAAGCCGACCCTAATTTTTATATTTTGTTGAAACCATTATGATTTTTCAAATCATATAATGAAAAAAGCATAAATAAAATGCGGACGTTTATGCAACTAATCAAATATTTTAACGTCCTATAAAAAAACCTAACAAAAATGAAGAAATTAAATAGTTTACTCTTACTCGCCCTGCTTACGCTCGGTTCTCACGTTAACGCGACCTCTCCTATCCGGATTGCCAAATCTTTCAGTGAAGAAGAAAGACCTGTTGGAAGTTTCAAAGGAGTTGCTACAGGCGGCCCCCTGACTGTAAAAATCACGATGGGTAATAAAGAATCAATACGTCTGGAGGGTGATCAGGAAGCCATTGCTAACCTGACAACTGAAGTAATCTCAGGCCTTCTGACTATTAAACCAAAAACTAAATGGAATGACTGGTCAAGAAAATTCAACAGTGCCCATGTAACTGTTTACATCACAGCAAAAAAGATTACTTCCTTAACTTTGAGCGGATCAGGTAATATCGTAGTGGAGAATGCCATTAACTCACCCGAACTCGTAGCAACCCTTAGCGGCTCTGGAGGCATTACTGCCAGTGCAAATGTAAAATCATTTACAGGCACCATCAGTGGCTCGGGTTCAATTAAATTAAGCGGTAAAGCGGACGACTCAAACTTGACCCTGAGTGGATCAGGCGGTTTCAGAGGTAAAGATTTTGCCGTAAATGACCTGTCTGCTCAAATCAGCGGTTCAGCTAATATCAGCATCACAGCTAACAAAAGCATTGAAGCAGTAATCAGTGGCTCAGGCAGCATCCGTTATTCAGGAAATGCGACAGTTAAAAAAACAGTGATCGGATCCGGAAGTATAAGAAAAGAATAATTATTAACTCCCTATAATAAGAAAGGCCCTGTATTTCAAACAAATGCAGGGCCTTCTGTTATTTACAACAATTTTATAAAGGCAAATTAAAAACATGGACCGACTGGTCCTTAAATTTCTGGTAAGCAGGCTGATCAGATTTCGCCTTATCAGAAACCACAACGATCTGTGTATCGCTGATAAAAGAAACACCCTCTATATTCGCATACAATACATTATTACCTGACCCCACAACCCCACTGCTATTCCCTTTAGGAAACTCATAGGTCTTACCTCCGGTAATTGTCCAATCTGTACTGTTCAATGTACCAACCCACAATTTAGAATCCTGCTGCGAGGTAATTGCTACTCTGTTCCCATAAACAGTCAGCTCAGAATAATCAGTAAAACTTGCCGGAGAAGGCAGCGTAATTTCTGTAACTTTCTGCCATTGGTTGTTATTTTTCTTTAAAACGGCAATCTTTCCTGTTCCTTCCACCAAACCCAGCAGATAGTCATCTCCACCACGGGCAACCCAGGCAATTCCTTCAAATCCCTTATTGCTGTTTGCTTCTGTAAAATAGTAATCTGCCCATAAGCTGCTCTGATAAACCATATTTGAATTATACTCGCGGATACGTGGCTGATAGCGGCTGCCATGCTCTACAGCTTCTTCCACTACAAAGAAAGCCGGTGTACTTTTAGCTGCATAAGTGATCCCTTCAAATCCTGAATCACCTGAGCCCGAACCAAGCAAACTGTTCTCATTGCTATTCTCCGGTAAAGTCTGCCTGATCTTGGCAATCTCAAAGCGATTATCAGAAGCCACATAAAAATAACCATTCAGATAATAAACCCCACTGGCTTCAAACTTATCATCCTTATTATAGCCTTTAATCAACTTATAGATTTTCGCCTCCGCAATCGGAGCTGCCAGTACTGTAACTCCGGCAGCAGAAGCAGCAACAGCTGGAGAAGCAGCTTGTGCTGAAGAAAGACGCTCCGGTACAACACGGTCATTCGCCTTTTTACAGGCAAAAAAAGACACCGCTACAAGAGCGGTGCAAATTAACACTTTAATATTTTTCATAGGTATACGATTTACCTGCAATATCCACTATAACTATCAATAAAATAACTTGTTTTTGTTATTTTTTCGTTAAAAAACAAAACATGCCCTTAAACGCTTCTGCAGCTTTTAAAAAGGACTAAATTTTAAAATTGGTATCCTAAAGCCCAGAAATTCTGTACATAGTTAATCTTCTGACTTGCCTTATCCAGATCATCCCTGCCCGTAGTATGGACAGTTTTCAAATTAGTTGCCCCAACCTTTGTTGTATTCTGAATGTACAATCCCCTGGTCACATAAAACTTCAGACCAATTTTAGCAGAAAAACCATAACCAGCAACATTCCAGTGATTATTTCTTCCCTGCTCAAATAAACGTACATCCGACCTTGGTACCATCATACCGCCACCAAGACCAGTCTCTAAAGTTAAAGAAGTCTGTTTGGAAGGTGCAACCCAGATATCATCATAACGCTCAATCTCAATATTCGCATAATTGAACCCGTCAGTATGCTCATAAGTAAGCATCTTACTCGTTACATCAATCATTTGTCCATTATATGTTCCCGCAAGCGCACCAGTAGGTACACCAGGTTCAGAAATATTCTCTCCGATCACACCAGTAATCGCTACCCTTTGCGGAATATCCATGACATACTTCATGTGATCCCAACCAATCGAAACACTATAATTATCCGAAATAAAATAACCTACACGAAGATTATACTGAGGCTCAGAGACCTTTGACGGATTTAAATAGTTCCACTTTAACGGAGACTGCCTGTCATGGGCAACTACATCCTTCAATGTAAAATCATAATTAGGCCCTGTAAAGTTAATATCACTCTTTCCATACCATGAATGATTATATCCCCAATGCACAAAAAAATCACCTTTTCTGGAGAAATTTCTCTTGATCTCATTAGAAAATATACTCTTTCCAATCTTTACCGGATTATCCGTTGTATTTGTAGTTTCTTGTGCCTTCGTTTTTTTACCAAAAACCAGGAACAACAATAATAAGTAGCTTTTTTTCACCTCACAAAAGTACTGAAATCCTATCGAAAACGAATTTTCGCAAAACATATGACACGAACAAGACGCAATAAAAAACAAAAAAATCCTGCCGTAACAAAACGGCAGGATTTTCAAAAATATATTAATCAGTAATTATACGCCTAACAACAAACGTGCAGGATCTTCTAATAACTGTTTTACTCTAACTAAGAATCCAACTGACTCTCTGCCATCAATGATTCTGTGATCATAAGATAAAGCAAGATACATCATCGGGCGAACCACAACTTCACCTTTTTCTGCAATCGGACGCTCAATAATATTGTGCATGCCTAAAATCGCAGACTGAGGCGCATTGATAATTGGCGTAGACATCATCGAACCAAATACACCACCATTAGTGATTGTAAACGTTCCACCAGTCATTTCTTCCAAAGTCAATTTACTATCACGCGCTTTAGTTGCCAGCTCAATTACAGACTTTTCAATCTGTGCAAGTGTCATGCTCTCTGCATTTCTGATAATTGGAACAACCAATCCTTTAGGTGCAGAAACAGCAATAGAAATATCTACGAAATCATTGTAAACAACAGACTCCCCATCAATACGTGCATTTACAGCAGGGAAATCTTTCATAGCCTCACAAACAGCTTTCGTAAAGAAACTCATGAAACCTAAACCAACACCATATTTCTCTTTAAACTGATCTTTATATTTTCCGCGAAGATCCATGATCGGTTTCATGTTCACTTCGTTAAAAGTAGTTAACATAGCCGTTTCATTCTTCACTGCAACTAAACGTTTCGCAACGGTTTTGCGCAATGGAGACATTTTTTCTTTGCGTTCATTTCTTGAACCTGCAACCGGTGCAGCTACAGTTGGTGCAGCTTTTTCAGGAGCCTTAGCCGCTGGTGCAGCCGTTTTCTCCGCTTTAAGCGCATCATCTTTTGTAATTCTGCCATCCACACCAGAGCCTTTAACAGCTGCTGCGTCAACACCTTTTTCTGCAAGAATTTTACCCGCTGCCGGTGAAGGGGTACCCGTTGCATAACTCCCGCCGTTTCTTTCCGCTACCGGAGCAGCAGGCTGAGCATCATTAACCACTGCTTTTTCCTCAGCAGCTGGTGCTGCCGCTTTTTCCGGAGCAGCTCCACTAGTTTCGATAGAACAAACTACAGCACCTATAGCCAGCGTATCGCCTTCGGCCGCCACTATTTTCAAAGTTCCGGCTTGCTCAGCAGTTAATTCAAAAGTTGCTTTATCAGACTCTAACTCGGCGATTACTTCATCCATTTCTACGGCATCACCATCATTCTTCACCCAACGGGATAAAACAACTTCGGTAATTGATTCGCCTACTGGCGGAACTTTTATTTCTAGACTCATAATTGATGTATTATATTTTTCTAATCTACGTTATATGCTTTATTCACTGATTTCTTGGCAATTTTCTGATCCACCTCAGTTACAGGTGCTGCAAAAGATTTTGCCAGAATATAAGCTTGCTCATCTGCATGCTGCTTCGCAAATCCAGTTGCAGTACTGCTGCTTTCTTTTCTTGAAATCACTTCAATAGCACTGAATACTGTCTTTCTTGTTTTACGCAACAAATAAGGCCATGCACCCATGTTTTCAGGCTCTTCCTGAACCCATATAGCTTCTTTCGCATTTTTATAACCTTTATAAACTGCTTCCATTTGTTTCAATGGCGTAGGATATAACTGCTCAACACGAACAATCGCAACATTTTTGATCTCCTCTTTCTGTTGTTTCTCTAACAATTCGTAGTAAATTTTACCACTGCAGAACAACACTCTGTCTACCTCATTAGCCTTTACATTCGCATCATTGATTACCTCCTGGAATTTACCATCAGTAAACTCTTCCAGTTTAGAAACACAAAGCGGATGACGCAATAAGCTTTTAGGAGTGAAAACGATCAATGGCTTTCTGAAATCACGTTTAAACTGACGACGGATTGCATGGAAA from Pedobacter sp. WC2423 carries:
- the odhB gene encoding 2-oxoglutarate dehydrogenase complex dihydrolipoyllysine-residue succinyltransferase → MSLEIKVPPVGESITEVVLSRWVKNDGDAVEMDEVIAELESDKATFELTAEQAGTLKIVAAEGDTLAIGAVVCSIETSGAAPEKAAAPAAEEKAVVNDAQPAAPVAERNGGSYATGTPSPAAGKILAEKGVDAAAVKGSGVDGRITKDDALKAEKTAAPAAKAPEKAAPTVAAPVAGSRNERKEKMSPLRKTVAKRLVAVKNETAMLTTFNEVNMKPIMDLRGKYKDQFKEKYGVGLGFMSFFTKAVCEAMKDFPAVNARIDGESVVYNDFVDISIAVSAPKGLVVPIIRNAESMTLAQIEKSVIELATKARDSKLTLEEMTGGTFTITNGGVFGSMMSTPIINAPQSAILGMHNIIERPIAEKGEVVVRPMMYLALSYDHRIIDGRESVGFLVRVKQLLEDPARLLLGV
- a CDS encoding CocE/NonD family hydrolase codes for the protein MNPSFKIFWLALCFLVTSYSAIAQVTDSAYVRDNYTKIERQIPMRDGVKLFTAIYIPKNKNQKYPFMLNRTPYTSSPYGENQYKTTLGPDPLFLKEGFIFVYQDVRGRWMSEGEFVDVRPQIAHKKSKKDIDESSDTYDTIDWLIKNIPNNNGKAGIYGISYPGFYSTASLPGAHPGLKAVSPQAPVTDWFHGDDFHHNGAFMLADAFNFYSVFGVPRPKPITPDKGPKSFKFPIKDNYRFFLSVGALKNVKLKYFGDTIKFWNDLMAHGTYDSFWKAMDIRQHLTDVKPAVLVVGGFFDAEDAYGALHTYQAIEKQNPKAKNSLVMGPWFHGGWSRGTGAGFGDIQFGQQTSTWYQQNLEFPFFMQYLKDKKDADIAEATIFLTGSNQWKKFSSWPPQNTEEQTLYFQANGKLSFTAPETGTSFDEYESDPNNPVPYQQGIQEKRTREYMIDDQRFAARRPDVKVYQTDVLTEDITLTGPIMAKLSVSTTGTDADYVVKLIDAYPEDEPDPAINPKGIIMGGYEMLVRGEVMRGKFRNSFEQPEAFVPGQITKVNYTLPDVGHTFKKGHRIMIQVQNSWFPLVDRNPQKFLDIYHADDKDFQKATHRIYHDKANTSALTVTVLKP
- a CDS encoding M1 family metallopeptidase; this encodes MKRLFISTLIVFIALFQANAQLLQGKHTFSRADTLRGMLTPLRTCYDINYYHLDVKVDIGSKSISGSNEFNFTATTDFKQLQFDLFSNLTIEKVVYKNQELPFKREFNAVFVTFPATIKKGAKDKFEVFYSGSPVIARKPPWDGGFIFSKDEAGDPWVSVACQGFGASSWWPTKEHQSDEVDSVLISISVPKDLQEVSNGRLRSVVDKPDGYKQYNWFVANPINNYNITFYIGKYAHWTDLYKGEDGDLTLDYWSLKADSAKARPHWDADVKPMLKAFEHWFGPYPFYKDGYKLVQAPHLGMEHQSAVAYGNQFKMGYLGNDLSGSGWGLKFDFITVHESGHEWFGNNITSKDIADMWIHESFTNYSESLMVESLYGKEASTAYVVGIRHKIQNDVPIIGVYNVNHEGSGDMYYKGANMLHTIRQLIQDDEKFRQILRGLNKTFYHQTVTTAQVENYISKESGLKLSKVFDQYLRTIQVPVLSYKIKNGKLTYRWTNVVEGFNMPVKVSLKPGTFSFIYPTTTSKTIAVQSGIDESSFKADPNFYILLKPL
- a CDS encoding head GIN domain-containing protein; this encodes MKKLNSLLLLALLTLGSHVNATSPIRIAKSFSEEERPVGSFKGVATGGPLTVKITMGNKESIRLEGDQEAIANLTTEVISGLLTIKPKTKWNDWSRKFNSAHVTVYITAKKITSLTLSGSGNIVVENAINSPELVATLSGSGGITASANVKSFTGTISGSGSIKLSGKADDSNLTLSGSGGFRGKDFAVNDLSAQISGSANISITANKSIEAVISGSGSIRYSGNATVKKTVIGSGSIRKE